The following nucleotide sequence is from Synechococcus sp. KORDI-52.
GGAGCTGATGGGCCGCTACCGGGTGTTCATGAAGCGCTTTGAACTCTCCGAGGATTTCCAGGCCAAGCTCACCGTGGAGCAGCTGCGCACCCAGCTCAGTCAGTTCGGCATCACCCCTGAGCAGATGTTCGACCAGATGAACTCCACACTGGAGCGGATGAAGGCGCAGATCGAGCAGCCCCCCTCCAGCTGAAACTGCCCCAGCTGAACCAGCACTCGTACGATCGCCAGCACCCGCTCGCTGCGCCCCCCATGCCGGACTCCACCCCGTCGTTGCCGGATTGGCTGTCGCGGGGCATGGCCGACCTCTTCCCGGCCGGGGATCCCAGTGATGCGGATCAGGCGCTGGCAGCCCGGTTGGCCCAGGCCGAAAAGGAAGGCCGGCCGCTGCGGGTGAAGCTGGGCATCGACCCCACCGGCAGCAACATTCATCTGGGCCACAGCATCCTGTTCCGCAAGCTGCGGGCCTTCCAGGACGCGGGCCACACGGCGGTGCTGATCATCGGTGATTTCACGGCGCGGATCGGCGATCCCACGGGCAAGAGCGCCACGCGGGTGCAGCTGAGCAAGGAGCAGGTGGCCGCCAACGCCTCCACCTACCTGCGTCAGCTGGGGCAGGACCAGCCGAAGGAAACGGCGCTGCTCGATTTCGAGACCCCGGGCCGGCTGGAGGTGCGCTACAACTCCGAGTGGCTGGAGGGGATGGACCTGCCGGCGGTGATCGGCTTGCTGGGCACCGGCACCGTGGGCCAGATGCTGGCCAAGGACGACTTCTCCAAGCGCTACGGCAGCGGCACCCCGATCGCCCTGCATGAGTTCCTCTACCCGCTGCTTCAGGGCTACGACTCAGTGGCGGTGAATGCGGATGTGGAGCTGGGCGGCACCGATCAGAAGTTCAACGTGGCCATGGGCCGCGACCTGCAGCGCCACTTCGATAAGGGCACCCAGTTCGGCCTGCTGCTGCCGATCCTGGTGGGCTTGGACGGGGTGCAGAAGATGAGCAAGAGCCTCGGCAACGTGGT
It contains:
- the tyrS gene encoding tyrosine--tRNA ligase, whose amino-acid sequence is MPDSTPSLPDWLSRGMADLFPAGDPSDADQALAARLAQAEKEGRPLRVKLGIDPTGSNIHLGHSILFRKLRAFQDAGHTAVLIIGDFTARIGDPTGKSATRVQLSKEQVAANASTYLRQLGQDQPKETALLDFETPGRLEVRYNSEWLEGMDLPAVIGLLGTGTVGQMLAKDDFSKRYGSGTPIALHEFLYPLLQGYDSVAVNADVELGGTDQKFNVAMGRDLQRHFDKGTQFGLLLPILVGLDGVQKMSKSLGNVVGLEEDPLSMYSKLEKVGDGAIDDYVTLLTDLDLASLPENPREKQKAMALAVTASRHGLPAAQKAQSDAATLVGGSGDAGADVPEASLADVNFPAKAFYLFSAVGICASSSEARRQIKGGAARLEGEKITDPNQEFASAAELEGKVLQLGKKTFRRLVA
- a CDS encoding DUF1825 family protein, which produces MAFFDSDIVQDEAKRLFSDYQQLMQLGSEYGKFDREGKKKFIETMEELMGRYRVFMKRFELSEDFQAKLTVEQLRTQLSQFGITPEQMFDQMNSTLERMKAQIEQPPSS